A single window of Falco rusticolus isolate bFalRus1 chromosome 6, bFalRus1.pri, whole genome shotgun sequence DNA harbors:
- the AKIRIN2 gene encoding akirin-2 isoform X2, which yields MACGATLKRTLDFDPLLSPASPKRRRCAPLSAPASAAAASSSFAAASPQKYLRMEPSPFGEVSSRLTTEQILYNIKQEYKRMQKRRHLENSFQQTDPCCSTDAQQHAFLLTGPALPGTSSAASSPLKKEQPLFTLRQVGMICERLLKEREEKIREEYEEILTTKLAEQYDAFVKFTHDQIMRRYGEQPASYVS from the exons aTGGCTTGCGGCGCCACTTTGAAAAGGACTCTGGATTTCGACCCGCTGCTGAGCCCGGCGTCCCCGAAGCGGAGGCGATGTGCGCCATTGTCAGCCCCGGCCtcagccgccgccgcctcgTCCTCCTtcgccgccgcctccccgcagAAATACCTGCGCATGGAGCCCTCGCCCTTCGGAGAGGTTTCGTCCCGGCTCACCACAG aacaAATTCTGTACAACATAAAACAGGAGTACAAACGCATGCAGAAGAGGAGACACTTAGAAAATAGCTTCCAGCAGACAGATCCTTGTTGTTCTACTGATGCACAGCAACATGCATTTCTCCTTACTGGACCAGCTTTGCCAG GTACTTCATCTGCAGCATCATCACCATTGAAAAAAGAACAGCCTCTGTTTACTCTCAGACAAGTTGGAATGATCTGTGAACGTTTGCTGAAAGAACGTGAAGAGAAAATCCgtgaagagtatgaagaaattTTGACCACAAAACTTGCAG AACAATATGATGCATTTGTGAAGTTCACGCATGATCAGATCATGCGACGATATGGAGAACAGCCTGCCAGTT atGTTTCATGA
- the AKIRIN2 gene encoding akirin-2 isoform X3 encodes MACGATLKRTLDFDPLLSPASPKRRRCAPLSAPASAAAASSSFAAASPQKYLRMEPSPFGEVSSRLTTEQILYNIKQEYKRMQKRRHLENSFQQTDPCCSTDAQQHAFLLTGPALPASSPLKKEQPLFTLRQVGMICERLLKEREEKIREEYEEILTTKLAEQYDAFVKFTHDQIMRRYGEQPASYVS; translated from the exons aTGGCTTGCGGCGCCACTTTGAAAAGGACTCTGGATTTCGACCCGCTGCTGAGCCCGGCGTCCCCGAAGCGGAGGCGATGTGCGCCATTGTCAGCCCCGGCCtcagccgccgccgcctcgTCCTCCTtcgccgccgcctccccgcagAAATACCTGCGCATGGAGCCCTCGCCCTTCGGAGAGGTTTCGTCCCGGCTCACCACAG aacaAATTCTGTACAACATAAAACAGGAGTACAAACGCATGCAGAAGAGGAGACACTTAGAAAATAGCTTCCAGCAGACAGATCCTTGTTGTTCTACTGATGCACAGCAACATGCATTTCTCCTTACTGGACCAGCTTTGCCAG CATCATCACCATTGAAAAAAGAACAGCCTCTGTTTACTCTCAGACAAGTTGGAATGATCTGTGAACGTTTGCTGAAAGAACGTGAAGAGAAAATCCgtgaagagtatgaagaaattTTGACCACAAAACTTGCAG AACAATATGATGCATTTGTGAAGTTCACGCATGATCAGATCATGCGACGATATGGAGAACAGCCTGCCAGTT atGTTTCATGA
- the AKIRIN2 gene encoding akirin-2 isoform X1 gives MACGATLKRTLDFDPLLSPASPKRRRCAPLSAPASAAAASSSFAAASPQKYLRMEPSPFGEVSSRLTTEQILYNIKQEYKRMQKRRHLENSFQQTDPCCSTDAQQHAFLLTGPALPGTSSAASSPLKKEQPLFTLRQVGMICERLLKEREEKIREEYEEILTTKLAEQYDAFVKFTHDQIMRRYGEQPASCEYLFLLVPVAALNY, from the exons aTGGCTTGCGGCGCCACTTTGAAAAGGACTCTGGATTTCGACCCGCTGCTGAGCCCGGCGTCCCCGAAGCGGAGGCGATGTGCGCCATTGTCAGCCCCGGCCtcagccgccgccgcctcgTCCTCCTtcgccgccgcctccccgcagAAATACCTGCGCATGGAGCCCTCGCCCTTCGGAGAGGTTTCGTCCCGGCTCACCACAG aacaAATTCTGTACAACATAAAACAGGAGTACAAACGCATGCAGAAGAGGAGACACTTAGAAAATAGCTTCCAGCAGACAGATCCTTGTTGTTCTACTGATGCACAGCAACATGCATTTCTCCTTACTGGACCAGCTTTGCCAG GTACTTCATCTGCAGCATCATCACCATTGAAAAAAGAACAGCCTCTGTTTACTCTCAGACAAGTTGGAATGATCTGTGAACGTTTGCTGAAAGAACGTGAAGAGAAAATCCgtgaagagtatgaagaaattTTGACCACAAAACTTGCAG AACAATATGATGCATTTGTGAAGTTCACGCATGATCAGATCATGCGACGATATGGAGAACAGCCTGCCAGTTGTGAGTATCTATTTCTTCTGGTTCCTGTAGCAGCATTAAATTACTGa